A genome region from Dolichospermum compactum NIES-806 includes the following:
- a CDS encoding F0F1 ATP synthase subunit gamma, which translates to MANLKSIRDRIQSVKNTKKITEAMRLVAAARVRRAQEQVIATRPFADRLAQVLYGLQTRLRFEDVNLPLLKKREVKTVGLLVISGDRGLCGGYNGNVIRRAENRAKELQAEGVNYTYVLVGRKATQYFQRRNQPIDATYSGLEQIPTAAEATNIADELLSLFLSEKVDRIELVYTKFVSLVSSRPVIQTLLPLDTQGLEAADDEVFRLTTRGGQFQVEREKVTSTVTALPSDMIFEQDPVQILDSLLPLYLSNQLLRALQESAASELAARMTAMSNASENAGELIKSLSLSYNKARQAAITQELLEVVGGAEALT; encoded by the coding sequence ATGGCTAATCTCAAATCAATACGCGATCGCATTCAGTCGGTCAAAAACACCAAGAAAATTACAGAAGCCATGCGGCTGGTAGCAGCGGCGAGAGTCCGTCGGGCTCAAGAACAGGTCATTGCTACCCGTCCTTTTGCGGACCGTTTGGCGCAAGTATTGTATGGCTTGCAAACCAGACTGCGGTTTGAAGATGTCAACCTCCCCCTACTCAAAAAACGTGAAGTTAAAACAGTAGGTTTGTTGGTAATTTCTGGCGACAGGGGTTTGTGTGGTGGTTACAATGGTAACGTCATCCGCCGTGCCGAAAATCGTGCCAAGGAACTGCAAGCTGAAGGCGTAAACTATACTTATGTATTGGTTGGTCGCAAAGCTACTCAATACTTCCAACGCCGGAATCAACCTATTGATGCTACCTACAGCGGTTTAGAACAAATTCCTACCGCCGCAGAAGCTACAAATATTGCTGATGAACTACTTTCTCTATTCCTTTCGGAAAAAGTAGACCGGATTGAGCTAGTTTATACAAAATTTGTCTCCTTAGTTAGTTCCCGTCCCGTAATCCAAACCCTTCTACCTTTGGATACCCAAGGTTTAGAAGCAGCGGATGATGAAGTTTTCCGTTTAACTACTCGTGGTGGTCAATTCCAAGTAGAACGGGAAAAGGTAACTAGTACAGTTACGGCTTTACCTAGTGACATGATTTTTGAACAAGATCCAGTGCAAATTCTGGATTCTTTGTTGCCATTATATCTGAGCAATCAGCTACTAAGAGCATTACAAGAATCAGCAGCTAGTGAATTAGCCGCACGGATGACAGCAATGAGTAACGCCAGCGAAAACGCCGGTGAGTTGATTAAAAGTCTTTCTTTGTCTTACAACAAAGCCCGTCAAGCCGCAATTACTCAGGAACTTCTGGAAGTTGTCGGTGGTGCAGAAGCGTTGACTTAA
- the atpA gene encoding F0F1 ATP synthase subunit alpha, with protein MSISIRPDEISSIIQQQIEQYDQEVKVANVGTVLQVGDGIARIYGLEKAMAGELLEFEDGTIGIAQNLEEDNVGAVLMGEGRSIQEGSSVTATGRIAQVGVGDALIGRVVDALGRPIDGKGDPKTTETRLIESPAPGIIARRSVHEPMQTGITAIDSMIPVGRGQRELIIGDRQTGKTAIAIDTIINQKGEDVVCVYVAIGQKASTVANVVQTLQEKGAMDYTVVVAANASDPATLQFLAPYTGASIAEYFMYKGKATLIIYDDLSKQAQAYRQMSLLLRRPPGREAYPGDVFYIHSRLLERAAKLSDELGKGSMTALPIIETQAGDVSAYIPTNVISITDGQIFLSSDLFNSGIRPAVNPGISVSRVGSAAQTKAMKKVAGKIKLELAQFDDLQAFAQFASDLDKATQDQLARGVRLRELLKQPQNDPLSVAEQVAVLYAGINGYLDDIAVNQVTSFALGLRGYLKNVNTTYFQGVQGSKALGDAEETALKAALTEFKKTFQAAA; from the coding sequence ATGAGTATTTCCATTAGACCTGACGAAATCAGCAGCATCATCCAACAACAAATCGAGCAATATGACCAAGAGGTTAAAGTTGCTAACGTTGGGACAGTGCTACAAGTAGGTGACGGTATTGCCCGGATTTATGGCTTGGAAAAAGCTATGGCTGGGGAACTCCTGGAATTTGAAGATGGTACAATTGGTATCGCCCAAAACTTAGAAGAAGATAACGTTGGTGCGGTATTGATGGGCGAAGGTCGGAGCATTCAAGAAGGTAGCTCTGTAACCGCTACTGGTAGAATTGCCCAAGTAGGCGTAGGCGATGCTCTCATTGGTCGCGTTGTCGATGCTTTGGGTCGTCCTATTGATGGTAAAGGTGATCCTAAGACTACCGAAACTCGGTTAATTGAATCCCCAGCACCTGGTATTATTGCTCGTCGGTCTGTACACGAACCGATGCAAACAGGGATTACCGCTATTGACTCCATGATTCCTGTAGGCCGTGGTCAACGGGAATTAATCATTGGTGACCGTCAAACTGGTAAGACAGCGATCGCTATTGACACCATCATCAACCAAAAAGGTGAAGATGTAGTTTGCGTTTACGTAGCTATCGGTCAAAAAGCTTCCACCGTTGCTAACGTAGTCCAAACCTTACAAGAAAAAGGTGCGATGGACTATACAGTAGTTGTCGCCGCTAACGCCAGTGACCCAGCTACCTTGCAATTCCTCGCTCCCTACACAGGCGCTAGTATTGCTGAGTATTTCATGTACAAAGGCAAAGCGACCTTAATCATCTATGATGACCTTTCCAAGCAAGCTCAGGCTTATCGCCAAATGTCCTTGCTCCTGCGTCGTCCACCCGGTCGGGAAGCGTATCCTGGAGACGTATTCTACATTCACTCCCGCTTGTTGGAACGTGCTGCTAAACTCAGCGATGAATTAGGTAAAGGCAGTATGACTGCTCTACCAATCATTGAAACCCAAGCTGGTGACGTATCCGCATACATTCCTACCAACGTAATCTCCATTACCGACGGTCAGATTTTCTTGTCTTCTGACTTGTTTAACTCTGGTATCCGTCCCGCTGTAAACCCCGGTATCTCGGTATCCCGTGTAGGTTCTGCGGCACAAACCAAGGCAATGAAGAAAGTTGCCGGTAAGATTAAATTAGAATTGGCTCAGTTTGACGACTTACAAGCTTTCGCGCAATTCGCTTCCGATTTAGATAAAGCCACCCAAGATCAGTTGGCGCGTGGTGTGCGTTTACGGGAACTCTTAAAACAACCCCAAAACGATCCTCTCTCCGTAGCTGAACAAGTAGCGGTTCTTTACGCTGGTATTAACGGTTATTTAGATGACATTGCCGTTAACCAAGTAACTAGCTTTGCTCTAGGTCTACGTGGCTACTTGAAGAATGTTAACACTACATACTTCCAAGGCGTACAAGGTAGCAAAGCCCTTGGTGATGCAGAAGAAACTGCTTTGAAAGCAGCCCTCACTGAGTTCAAAAAGACCTTCCAAGCAGCAGCGTAA